From Candidatus Methylomirabilota bacterium, a single genomic window includes:
- a CDS encoding putative quinol monooxygenase — MIGIVATIKVKPGMDKEFEAVAKELVAKVTSSEPGCTLYALHHGEAPQTYVFMERYADQAAVDAHRGTDYFKALGRKMGEYMDGRAEVMRLREVG; from the coding sequence GTGATTGGCATCGTCGCGACCATCAAGGTGAAACCTGGGATGGACAAGGAGTTCGAGGCCGTGGCCAAGGAGCTGGTGGCCAAGGTCACGTCGAGCGAGCCCGGCTGCACGCTGTACGCCCTCCACCACGGCGAGGCGCCGCAGACCTACGTTTTCATGGAGCGCTACGCCGACCAGGCCGCCGTGGACGCCCATCGCGGAACGGACTATTTCAAGGCGCTCGGGCGTAAGATGGGCGAGTATATGGATGGCCGCGCCGAGGTGATGCGGCTCCGCGAGGTCGGCTAG